The following coding sequences are from one Ornithodoros turicata isolate Travis chromosome 1, ASM3712646v1, whole genome shotgun sequence window:
- the LOC135377604 gene encoding alsin-like isoform X2, with product MEMTDVAEDLGPPELQGTLWTCNTPQSSVTISQHTVTSLAFGTHHCLFLTKRGQVYSFGKNTFGQLGSGDTTDHSHVPFYVSAIPSEVSSVACGPHHSAALTTDGHVYMWGKNDFGQCGQCEDVLYSPKLVHIQEACGNCQECGTMVYKPVFVTAISCGPTHSLAVTNKHDIFSWGSGSQLGLGSAERTLPQRIEFLRGHEVISIASGETHTLAVTARTPYLDVDDPTVICDACAANGIVCPLGLPCLSPGSPSSTTANFERVTEVKPADFKQGQNSQVHTAGPNPTCQTDVILNHEATATKNDCNLVEDSTNLSVIEPSKAGCNSFEDSGGTVAGAVALDVEPIVNPRDMPPASASETKEKSPPSGQIETGEDVQLRRPYLSDRTRSPSLPGKRTSSILDDPELAMEFLDRQMGHKPRDRQQKFIPLELNGGTSAASTSTTTSTSVVKNVLSRMSSTVSDRLSFIALGPRLSHASHDGSTESFEFLEVDRSSGSQLENVDAGRNSHALSSSEEKESSCTEANKKEPRNMCTEFQVWSWGKGTHGQLGHGDEIDRLQPCLMKHLNEAGVIKVCAGHGHSLALTGRCTVLSWGLNDVGQLGHSPSSKCVFTPKVIHMPRNELVSDIAAGRIHSLFLVDSGGSQASMYGCGQHECADSAQCLCQKQRKIFHITALRKSGLVTSVFAGGCYSGCIVDNKDSDQWRTLYEFAVTERRYIGHLCKVQAKIHQNLVKNGDIVSDIPEYASSLLKNIIGITNKLISMMSLNACELTQLLQSHTFEKLPSIMENSAGWIDVFSDYVKALSNFLAVGGFVPLSRMLAFSRNMLTPVAKETIGDTSSKDSQGILLQIFSLPVKRICEYARLFTRLLATLNPKDLLFQELQSCSNDWTLLADVLSKEMSLAEATKVFWDSVPQRVVDVYRVPTCRVLRDSKTYPLQLLSAGRFAFHHFILFDDKFTHHQFSGFQNYNLHTLWVEADTEAETTFALTTPEETLVFSCPTPSEKTEWVCALNQAIRNVLRDDNIRSGQREKSLLRNFRRGCGDSRLTPPMARHSTYVFTKSLLYKDANYSGSWLRGMLHGHGRLIWPDGRKYTGRFKNNLQHGEGEYVIPGATGDTVYKGIWKTGKLHGLGSARYPNGDTYEGYFKDGMRDGHGVLKEGKYLSSSSIYIGQWCQNKRHGYGVLDNEREGEKYMGMWQDDLRHGNGIMVTLDDIYYEGNFVNNNLSGYGTMMFQDNTVFKGELGPGGTLNGKGTLTLSNGDIIQGTFYGMWSEGIRITGVYQKAVEGDNGTSDMDSMIHTSDNIHLTVPASEKWKDIFDHCRDMLGIQGVSEAQDNKQAWDAVAVAITNEKKMNTKHRSKCCLDGSLDYLERIPQASKKQNVLTLEQFAEMKDYLTKAFDCIHHPLAYLLEALVGVFRLTYCGIGVHPRLLAHAVSEVKSFCSRLYKIVRILFPDLPPEDKPLFLSLDGDADPSEDDFDINGECVTPNTVVQPILLPRLYPSLSTLYALNNEKEDKHYWERLMKWNKQSDLSLMTFLGVDQKFIDLKFRGGIFASDSQLLAWYSSLHYKGRML from the exons ATGGAAATGACGGA TGTTGCTGAAGATCTAGGGCCCCCTGAACTACAGGGTACTTTGTGGACATGCAACACTCCACAGTCCTCTGTTACCATTAGCCAGCATACAGTCACATCCCTAGCCTTTGGGACTCACCACTGTTTATTTCTTACTAAGCGAGGCCAAGTCTACTCATTTGGAAAGAATACTTTTGGTCAGCTAGGGTCTGGTGATACTACAGATCACTCTCATGTTCCCTTTTATGTTTCTGCTATTCCCTCTGAAGTGAGCTCTGTGGCTTGTGGTCCGCATCACAGTGCAGCACTTACTACGGATGGTCATGTGTACATGTGGGGAAAAAATGACTTTGGGCAATGTGGACAATGCGAAGATGTACTATACAGTCCGAAACTTGTTCACATTCAAGAAGCCTGTGGAAACTGCCAAGAGTGTGGCACCATGGTTTACAAGCCAGTTTTTGTGACAGCTATTTCATGTGGTCCAACTCATTCCCTTGCTGTTACTAACAAACATGATATCTTTTCTTGGGGCTCTGGTTCCCAGCTGGGATTAGGGTCTGCGGAACGAACCCTTCCCCAGAGAATTGAGTTTCTTCGTGGCCACGAAGTTATATCCATTGCATCTGGAGAGACTCATACCCTTGCTGTTACTGCAAGAACTCCGTATCTTGATGTTGATGATCCAACTGTGATTTGTGATGCATGTGCAGCAAATGGGATTGTATGCCCTCTTGGACTTCCATGCTTGAGCCCAGGATCACCCAGTTCAACTACAGCAAACTTTGAAAGAGTCACAGAAGTCAAACCAGCTGACTTTAAGCAGGGCCAAAACTCTCAAGTACATACTGCAGGCCCTAATCCAACGTGCCAAACTGATGTCATCCTTAACCATGAGGCCACAGCTACTAAAAATGATTGTAACTTGGTTGAAGACAGTACAAACCTTAGTGTCATAGAACCCAGCAAGGCTGGATGCAACAGCTTTGAGGACAGTGGTGGCACTGTTGCTGGAGCAGTTGCTTTGGATGTTGAACCTATTGTGAATCCCAGAGATATGCCACCTGCAAGTGCTTCGGAAACCAAGGAAAAGTCACCACCTAGCGGTCAGATAGAAACtggtgaagatgttcagcttcGCAGGCCTTATCTTTCGGATCGTACGCGGTCACCTTCACTTCCAGGAAAACGGACTTCTTCAATACTTGATGACCCTGAGCTAGCCATGGAATTCTTAGACAGACAGATGGGCCATAAACCCCGTGATCGGCAACAGAAGTTTATTCCATTAGAGCTGAATGGTGGTACAAGTGCAGCAAGTACTTCAACTACGACTTCGACATCGGTTGTTAAAAATGTCCTCTCAAGAATGTCCTCAACAGTTTCTGATCGCTTAAGTTTCATTGCGCTAGGCCCACGCTTGAGCCACGCTTCACATGATGGGTCTACAGAGTCATTTGAGTTTTTAGAGGTTGACAGGTCCTCTGGCAGCCAGCTAGAAAATGTAGATGCTGGGAGGAACTCGCATGCATTGTCAAGCTCCGAAGAAAAGGAGAGTTCATGTACAGAAGCAAATAAGAAGGAACCCAGGAACATGTGCACAGAATTCCAAGTCTGGAGCTGGGGAAAAGGCACTCATGGGCAACTTGGGCATGGAGATGAAATTGACAG GTTGCAGCCGTGTCTGATGAAGCACCTGAATGAAGCTGGTGTGATTAAAGTGTGTGCTGGTCACGGCCACTCCTTAGCTCTCACAGGCCGCTGTACTGTGCTGAGTTGGGGACTTAATGACGTTGGCCAGCTGGGTCACAGTCCTTCGTCGAAATGTGTATTCACGCCCAAGGTCATCCAC ATGCCAAGGAATGAGTTGGTTTCAGATATAGCCGCAGGCAGAATCCATTCTCTGTTTCTTGTTGATAGTGGTGGCTCCCAAGCATCAATGTATGGTTGTGGCCAGCATGA ATGTGCTGATTCAGCGCAGTGCCTGTGTCAAAAACAGAGGAAGATATTCCACATCACAGCACTGAGAAAG AGTGGCTTAGTTACAAGTGTATTTGCTGGTGGCTGCTACTCGGGCTGCATTGTTGACAATAAAGATTCGGATCAGTGGCGAACGCTATATGAGTTTGCTGTTACGGAGCGTCGGTATATTGGACACCTGTGCAAGGTACAAGCAAAAATTCACCAAAACCTTGTAAAAAATG GTGACATTGTGTCAGATATACCAGAGTATGCCAGCAGCTTGCTGAAGAACATAATTGGCATAACTAACAAACTGATATCTATGATGTCTCTCAATGCCTGTGAACTAACACAGCTTCTTCAAAGCCATACCTTTGAAAAATTGCCCAGCATTATGGAAAACTCTGCAGGGTGGATAGACGTCTTCTCTGATTACGTAAAGGCTCTTTCCAATTTCTTGGCTGTTGGAGGCTTTGTACCACTTTCAAGAATGCTTGC CTTCTCCCGTAACATGTTGACCCCTGTAGCTAAAGAAACCATTGGAGACACTAGCTCCAAAGACTCTCAAGGAATTCTGCTCCAGATATTTAGCCTTCCTGTCAAACGGATTTGCGAATATGCGCGCCTTTTTACTCGTCTCCTTGCGACATTGAACCCAAAG GATCTACTTTTTCAAGAGTTACAGTCTTGTTCCAATGATTGGACATTACTTGCTGATGTATTGAGCAAGGAGATGTCGTTAGCTGAAGCCACAAAAGTCTTTTGGGATTCAGTTCCTCAAAGAGTAGTG GATGTATACAGAGTTCCGACTTGCCGAGTTCTCCGTGACAGCAAAACCTACCCTCTTCAGCTTCTGTCTGCTGGCCGTTTTGCATTCCATCACTTTATCTTGTTTGATGATAAGTTTACTCACCATCAG TTTAGTGGTTTCCAGAATTACAACTTGCACACATTATGGGTTGAAGCAGACACAGAAGCAGA gactACTTTTGCCTTAACTACTCCTGAAGAAACACTGGTATTTAGTTGTCCGACCCCATCAGAAAAG ACAGAATGGGTGTGTGCACTGAATCAAGCTATTCGCAACGTGCTCAGAGACGACAACATTCGCAGTGGTCAGAGAGAGAAAAGCCTCCTGAGAAACTTCAGGAGAGGCTGTGGAGACAGTCGTTTGACTCCACCAATGGCCCGACATTCTACCTATGTTTTCACCAAGTCACTCCTGTATAAGGATGCCAACTACTCTGGATCGTGGCTCAGAGGGATGCTGCATGGACA TGGAAGGCTCATCTGGCCAGATGGCCGCAAATACACAGGGAGGTTCAAGAACAACTTGCAGCATGGAGAAGGCGAATATGTTATCCCAGGAGCAACTGGGGACACAGTTTACAAAGGAATATGGAAAACTGGGAAGCTTCATGGCCTTGGTAGTGCTAG GTATCCAAACGGTGATACCTACGAAGGCTACTTCAAAGATGGCATGAGAGATGGGCATGGTGTCTTGAAAGAAGGGAAGTATttgtcatcatccagcatttaCATTGGGCAGTGGTGCCAGAATAAGAGACATGGTTATGGTGTACTCGATAATGAGAGGGAAG GTGAAAAATACATGGGCATGTGGCAGGATGACCTCCGACATGGCAATGGAATAATGGTCACTCTTGATGATATTTACTATGAAGGAAATTTTGTCAATAACAACCTTTCT GGCTATGGCACTATGATGTTTCAAGACAACACAGTGTTCAAGGGAGAACTGGGACCTGGAGGCACATTAAATGGCAAA GGCACGCTGACTCTGTCAAATGGTGACATTATTCAAGGGACCTTCTATGGAATGTGGAGTGAAGGCATCCGTATTACAGGTGTCTATCAGAAGGCTGTAGAAGGTGATAATGGCACCTCTGACATGGATTCAATGATTCACACTTCTGATAA CATTCATCTGACTGTACCAGCATCTGAAAAGTGGAAAGATATCTTTGACCACTGCAGAGACATGCTTGGTATTCAGGGGGTATCAGAAGCTCAGGACAACAAGCAAGCGTGGGATGCAGTTGCTGTTGCCATAACTAACGAAAAGAAGATGAATACAAAGCACAG GTCAAAGTGTTGTCTAGATGGCAGCCTTGACTACCTAGAACGAATTCCACAAGCAAGTAAAAAGCAGAATGTGTTGACTCTTGAACAGTTCGCAGAGATGAAGGACTATCTCACTAAAGCCTTTGATTGCATACATCATCCTTTGGCATATTTGCTTGAAGCACTTGTGGGGGTTTTCAG GTTGACATACTGCGGAATTGGAGTGCATCCACGTCTTCTTGCTCATGCAGTTTCTGAAGTAAAGTCTTTCTGCAGTCGCCTTTATAAAATTGTGAG GATATTGTTCCCAGACTTACCACCTGAGGATAAGCCTCTGTTTCTCAGCTTAGATGGTGATGCAGACCCATCTGAAGATGACTTCGATATCAACGG GGAATGTGTGACCCCAAATACTGTTGTTCAGCCTATTCTGCTTCCAAGATTGTACCCATCTTTGTCAACACTGTATGCTCTCAATAATGAGAAAGAAGACAAGCACTATTGGGAAAGGCTCATGAAGTGGAACAAGCAGTCTGACCTTTCACTAATGACATTTCTAGGTGTTGACCA GAAGTTTATAGATTTAAAGTTTCGTGGTGGGATCTTCGCATCTGACAGCCAG TTACTTGCATGGTATT CGTCTCTCCACTATAAAGGACGAATGCTTTAA